In Candidatus Margulisiibacteriota bacterium, the sequence CATAAATAGTAATAGTAAAACTCTAAGAAGGACTGAGGTTGGCGGATTCGAAGCCAAGCGAACGCCCGCAAGGGAAGAGCGAACAGGATGTGAGCGGAAGTGAGCAAGGCTGGCCCGGAATGAGCTGACAGGAGGTCTGCGAAAGCAGGGCGAATCCTTTAGTCGCCAAAGCCTTGGCGTCGGCTACCCCTCTCTCCGCCAGTCTTCGCTTAACGACGAACGAAGTGAGGAGTATAGCGAAGACTGGCTCGGCGTAGCTTTAGCTAAGCCGGGCAGCGTAAAAGTTAAGTGTTGTCTTTCAACTCTTCGACTCGGCAAGTCAGCATAACGAAGCCATGCACCCTTTTTTTAACATAAAACCAGTTGACTTTAGATTATTTCAGTAGGATATTGATTCAATCGGGAACGGCTTTGTTCGCGGCTCTCTGGCCTGCAAATACTGTAAGCAAAAAAAAATCGGCTGCCCCGCGGAACAGCTGTTTAATAAAAACAAAAAATGAACTGCACCTTGTGCAAGAAGCCTATCAGTGAGTATAACCCTGAGTTTAATCAGTTAAAAATTGATGAAGCTCACTGCGCGGACATTTGCGCGGAGTGTATTGATAAATTTGTTAAGTGGCAATGGAGCAAAAACGCGAAACTTTTTCCCACAAAAGCAGCCAAAAAGATGTTTGGCAGCAAAACGTGATAAAATAATTCTATGGAAAAGACGTTAATCTTACCACAAAAACAACAAGAACTGGAAAACAGGATGAACGCGCTGGGCATAACAGAAGAAAATCTCGTTGAAAAGTTTATTCTGGGCAGCGGCAAAGGCGGGCAAAAGATCAACAAAACTTTTTCCTGTGTTTATTTAAAGCATATCCCCACGGGTATTGAGGTGAAATGTCAGCAGGATCGTTCCCGGGCCCTTAATCGGTTTATAGCCAGGCGGCTGCTTTGCGATAAAATTGAGTCTTTAATTTTTCAAAAAGAATCAAAAATACAGGCGGAACAAGCAAAAATACGCAAACAAAAGAAAAGACGTTCCCGCAAAACCAAAGAAAAAATACTGCGGGATAAAAAAATTATTTCCCGAAAAAAAGAATCCAGAAAGAATCCAACTGATTAATAGAAAAGACGAAATTTATAATTCAGAAAATATACTGCGACAGCAATTTTATTAAACAGTCTGGAATTGTTAAGAGAATTTTGTATTGTCGGTATTGTTTCTGTCAGCAATTTGTGGTCAGGCAGGGATTCTTCTACCAGATGATCATTTAGAAGTAAGGCTATACGCAACAGTTCGGGCCTTAATTTGCGTTGATAGTTGAATTGCTCAAAAAATAAAGCAGGGAAACGTCCGGAAAATAGTGATTTAATCAGAAGCTCAAATTTTTTATTATATTCTATGGGGATTCCGCCGAACCGCATGCTTCCGGGTGAAACAACAAGACTAAAGTCGTCAGACCCTTTTTTTATTCTGAAACCGAACCAATTATTTTCCAGATTTTTTTTATTAAGCAGTAATTGATTGTTTTGTGCCAATAACTGGTGTGTAATATTTTTCCCCAATAATATTTTTTCGCTTCTGGCATTCCATAAACCTCTTATTGTAGGCCTTTCGGAAATCAGGGAGTTCATCAAGTTCAGATAAACAAAAGAAGAGTTATCATCAAAGAAGACCCCAGTGGCTTCAACTGGCAGGTAATTATTCGAGGAGATAATTTTGGTAAACATAATATAATTGTCGTTAAAAAAGAAAACCCGATGCAAAAAAATAGAAAATTTTAGTACAAATCTTGGTCTGTGTGTGGTTTTTTGAATATGCTATACTTAGGAACTGGAGAAGATAACAGATTAATTATACTGCCGACATATATTCCTGAAAAATTATCTGTAATTATAGAAAACAGAAGGTGTAAGAAATGGAAAAACTTAGAGAATTCAAAGAATTGGGTGTATCGGAAAGAATGCTGCGGGCCCTTAAAAAAAAGGGTTTTGAAGCGCCTACTCCCATTCAGAAGAAGGTCATTCCCTTACTTTTGGAAGGCACAGGTGATATTATCGGTCAGGCGCAGACCGGCACAGGCAAGACAGCCGCTTTTGGCATACCACTTCTGGAAAAGCTGGTGGAAAATAGCGGTTTTACTCAGGCACTGGTACTGGTACCTACCAGAGAACTGGCCATACAGGTCTCGGAAGAATTAAATTCTATTAAAAACGATTCCGCGCTGGTTATTTTTCCTGTTTACGGCGGACAATCAATGGAAATACAGATAAACAAACTGCGTCGCAACGTGGATATTATTGTGGGCACTCCCGGACGTACGCTGGATTTAATCAGAAGAAAAAAAATAATTTTGAATAAAATATCATATTTAATACTGGATGAAGCTGATGAAATGCTGAGCATGGGTTTTATAGAAGATATTGAACTGATTATGAAGAATACCGCTCCGGAGAAAAAGACCCTGCTTTTTTCTGCGACAATACCGGCACCTATAAAAAAGATAGCACAAAAGTATATGCGTAATTCCACACATGTTTCAGTTAACAGCTCAGAAGTAACCACAGTTTTAACCGAACAGATTTACTTTGAAGTGCACTCCGCCGACAGGTTCGAGGCCCTATGCAGGATCATTGATGCTGAAACAGATATGTTCGGTATTATTTTTTGCCGCACCAAACTGGAAGTAGATGAGATTGCCATTAAATTAAAAGAACGAGGTTATAAGGCCGAGGGTTTGCATGGAGACATATCCCAGACCATGAGGGAAAAGATACTAAAGAAATTTCGCAGTCACAACACATCTATTTTGGTGGCAACCGATGTGGCCGCCAGAGGCATAGATATTACAGATTTAACACATGTTATAAATTACTCACTTCCGCAGGATCCTGATTCCTATATTCACCGTATCGGCCGCACAGGCAGGGCAGGTAAAAAGGGAACTGCCATTACTTTTATTACATCTTCCGAATACAGACGGCTAAACTATATAAAAAATCTGATTAATGCCGATATTAGGAAAAAAAAGCTTCCAGCTATTGCGGAACTGATCACCGCAAAAAAAGCAAAAATCAAGCAGGAACTGGAGAGGATAATTATAGCCGGTGAACATCAGGATTACCTGGATTTGGCATCGGAATTAACTGCTGAAAATGATCCCAAAAATATTGTAGCCGCGCTCATAGAGCACATTTATGATGATGAGTTCAAGGAAAGCAGCTACCGGGAAATTAATGATGTTTCAGTTGATATGCAGGGCAAAACCAGGCTTTTTGTAGCTTTGGGCAAGATGGACCGCATGACGCCGCAGAGCCTGGCGCAATTTCTGGCCCGCGAAGGCAACATAGAGCCTTTTTTAATAAAAGATATAAAGGTCTATGACAAGTTTTCCTTTGTTACAGTACCTTTTAATATCGCGGAAAAATTCCTGCAGGTTTCCAACTCCAGAGACAAGAAAAGACAACGGCCGTTAATAACCAAAGCCAGGCCAATGAAGTAGGAAAAGTCTTGCGCATTCAACTATTTCAGGCTTACTTCTGTCATGCTGAGCCTGCTGAGCCTGTCGAAGCATGACACTTAATCTCTTAGTAACAACATAAAAATAAATTAAAAACAAACAATATTCCAACTGTCAATTTATACTAAATTTGCTATTATATTAATAAACCTAAAAGGAGAGGAAGCATGAACCCACTGGCACTTGAATTAAATGAAGTTATAGAGAGAACATCAAAGACTGTTTTTTCTTTGCTGAGCCATAAAGGCAAGCAGATTTATTTCCCCAAAAAAGGAATTCTTGCCCAATCCGCAGACGCGGCAAGCAAAAAAATTAATGCGACCATTGGAACAGCCGTTGAAGACGACGGTTCTCCTATGCGTCTTATGTCTATTGCCAAAGAAATCAATATCAGTCCGGCTGGGGCTTTTCCTTATGCGGCAAGCTATGGTCGTCCGGATATCAGGGAAAAATGGAAAACCATGCTTTTTGAAAAAAATCCTTCGCTTGCAGGGAAAGAAGTAAGTCAGCCGGTGGTGACCAGTGCTCTGACGCATGGTTTAAGCATGGTAAGCTATATGTTTGTGGAGCCGGGTGATGAAGTGGCTGTCTCGGATCTGTGCTGGGATAATTATAGTTTGATTTTTGAAAACGCCAGCGGCGGGCATATTATCACTTATCAATTATTTAAAAATGGCGGATTTGATATGGAATCGATGGAAAAAGTATGTTTTAACGGTAAAATCGGGAAAAAAATTTTGCTTTTAAATTTTCCCAACAACCCTGCCGGATATACCCCGACAACGGATGAAGTGCAGAAAATAGTGGCAGTAATTAAAAAAGCTGCTGATAAAGGAAATAAAATTCTGGTTATTATCGATGACGCTTATTTTGGCCTTGTTTATGAAGATGGTATTGAAAAAGAATCTGTTTTTTCTTATCTTGCAGATTGTCATGAAAATGTTCTGGCCATAAAGGTAGACGGCCCTACAAAAGAGGATTATGTGTGGGGCTTCAGGGTAGGTTTTCTGACCTTTGGTATAAAAGGTGCGACAAAAGAACTTTACAATGTACTTGAGGCCAAAACAGCCGGAGCAATAAGGGGGAATGTTTCAAATTGTTCCAATCTTTCACAGTCTTTGCTGCTCGCCGCCTATAAATCCGCTGAATACGAAAACGAGAAACAGCAGAAATATGAACTTCTCAAGTCTCGTTATGAAGCTGTAAAACAGACATTAAAAGACAATCCGCAATATCAGGATTATTTTGAGGCCATCCCGTTTAATTCGGGATATTTTATGTGTTTGGAATTAAAACATGGCCTGGATGGTGAGAAAGTCAGACAGATTTTATTAAATGATTACGATACCGGCGTTATCTTTATATCCGGGGTAATTCGTGTTGCTTTTTCCTCTGTAAGCAAAGATAAAATACCTCTGCTTTTCGGCAACATTTATGAAGCTTGTAAAAAGGCAAAATAATTAAAATAAACCTTTAAGGTTGTCAGCAAGCTGTTTCAGATTACGCATACCGGTCAGGGCACAGGTTATGCCTGGCTGTTGTATTGTCCAGCAAAGCACTTCGGAGGCAATACTGCGTTTGCTCATTTCAGCCCTGGATTTTAAATCGGCAACCAGTTCGACGCTTTTATTCCAGATTTGATCATTCATAAACTGATAAAAGAATACCTTTGCTTCTTTACGCGAAACATCAGGTTTGGTTTTATATTTCCCGGTTAAAAGTCCGCCATGCAGGGGGCCATAAGCCAGAACACCGATTTTATTTTTTAAAGCGAATTGGACAATTTCATTTTCTATGGTTCGGTCCAGCAGGGAATACTGATGCTGAACGCTGACAAGCTCGCCCAGTGTCAGTGCTTTCTCCAACAAAGAGACCTGATGGTTGCAAAAACCGATATGACGAATAAGGCCTTTATCCTGCAGAATAAGCAGAGCTTCCATAGTCTCTTGAATATCAACCCGTGGATCAGGCCAATGCGGTTGATAAAGATCTATATATTCGGTTTGCAGCCTGCGCAGAGAATCTTCTATTTCTTTAAAAATCTGTTTTTTGGAAAGGTCATGAATAAAACCTTCTTTTAAGCCGCACTTGGTGGCCAGAATAACTTTATCCCGGAAAGGTTTAATGGTTTTACCCACCACAGATTCGGCGTGACCGTTACCGTAGATTGGAGCGGTATCAATAAAATTTATACCATTTTCCAAAGCTGTTTTTATAACAGCTTCAGACTCGCTGTCTTTAACATCGTGCCAGCCTGTTCTGCCTGTTATCCATGACCCCAGTCCGATAACAGAAATGTTGAGGTCAGAGTTTCCTAATTTGCGATACCGCACAACACATCAGCTCCTTTGTTTTTCAAAAACATGATCATTAAACCATTTTTCAAAATCTTCATTAGTCTCAAAGGAAAAACCGAAAACCTGTTTCCATACTGTCTGCGACTCCATGCATAGATAAATAAATTGTTCGGGATTATATTTTTTTATCCGGCCGGTTATTGTTTTATAGGCCCGTACCCTTCTGGGACGCAGATAACGAAGTTTGTTATCATCGCCGACAATAAATTCATCTATAAAGCCGGGGGATTTTTTAAAAAAGGACTGCATAAGACCTTTAGTAAAACGCAAGCAGCCCAGACTTATCCAGCTTATTTTTTCCGCGGGCACATAACGATAAATTAAGTCGATGACTTTTTTATAATCCTTTTCCATTTCTTCATAAAAAATAATCGGATCGAAATGAAAAGATAATTTATAACCGGCTTGTGCCAGTTTTTGAGCTGCTTCCAGACGTTTTAGCAGGGAAGGAGTATTTCTTTCCACTTTTTGAATTATCTTATCAGTGTTTACAGACCAGCCGACAATAATGTTTCCCGGTGGAGTAATAGTCAGCAGATTGCCGACATTCAGCGATTTGGTTTTAAGCTCCAGCAGGATATGGGGATAATCTTTAAAAAAAGAAATCAGCTTTAAAGATATCCCGGAAATATTATCAAGGGCCAGGCTGTCGGTAAACTCGCCGGTCCCAATCCTCATTTTTTCTTTATTAAGCTTTTTCAGCTGTCGTGGCAAATGTAATAACAATTCATCAATATCGGTATAGATAACATGTGCTTTCAGCTCGAAATAATCTTGCAAAATACAGTAGGAACAGGAAAAAGGGCAGTTAATCTCGGTATTCAAAATATAATAATTACAGCAACTATACTCGGTTGTTCCAGGACATTTTTTAAGAAAAGATCCCTTCAATCCTGTTAAAAGCAATACATCCGCCCTGTTGAATTTTTTAATAATATTTTGTTCTTCCGCCGGTTTAAAAAAAGCAACAGGGATATTTTTAAAATGTTTTATTATAGATTTTGTAAAAGGCAGAGCTTTGATTTGTTCATTGACCAGTAAATTTTTAAACGCCCTCACCGATTATCTCCAGAAGGTTTTCTATTTCAGCTTTTTTCTTTTTCAGTTCCAGGCAAATCTTATCAATATCAGCAGGATTTTTAAGCGAAATACAAAGGTCCAGGCAGTTACTTTCAAAATTATCTTTATAGCTGGCCTTCAGGGTGGAGCTGTTAATTTTTTTTAAAGATTGTTCCAGCTTTTCCTTAAGATCCATATATTGAGGGTATCGCAGTTTGCGCAGGTAACGCATGAATTCCTCTGATCTTTTTGAAGATTTAGGCTCAAAATTTTCCAGCAGAGCAAATTTAAAATTTTTGTTTTTTTGTAACTGCAATTCGTAAAGAAGCTGCACAAATTCATAGCTTTGATTGGCATTGAGCCTGAAATTATCGATGATTTCTAATATTTTTTGCTTGTCAGTATTTAAATGTTTTTTTATATAACCAAGAGTTTTCTGAAATTCCAGTTGTTCGGAAAGCCCCAGATTGTTTAAGGTGGAAAAGTTATTCTTTTTTAGATTATTTACACTCACAAAAAAATAAACCAGACGATTAGTTCTGCCTCCTGTTTTGGCTTGACAAAATAAATCAATTAAATAACTATAGACTGATATTATCATGCCACAAGATAAGATAAAACAGTTTTTTCGACATGAACTAATTTTGATTGTTCCTGTACTTCTTTTTTTGTTTTTTTGCAGTTTTCATTTGCAGGATATGTTTGTGTATGACGAGCCTGCATTCGTAGTTTCTTCAATTCCGGTGGATGTTCAGCCTCCCTTATATCAGTCATTGCTTTTATTTTACAGCAGAATGCTGGGTAATACTGAATGGGTTTTCCGCAGTTTCGGGGTGATTTGCAATTTGCTTTCAGCTTTTTTCCTTTACCTGATCGGTGAAAGAATTTATAAGAATATGGGAAAGATGGCAGTGTTTCTATATTTGCTTTTACCGGTAGTTATACAGGGCAGTTTATTGCCCGATATCGACAACTCCTTGCTGACCATGTTCATGCTTCTTTTTACCTTTATATATCTGTGGACATCTGCTACGCTTCAGCGACAGCTCGGTTTTGCTATATTTTTCTTTATACTGCTTTGGACAAAAAACACGACCCCCTATCTTTATCTCATCATCATACCTGTTATGGAATGGTTTCAAACCAAAAAATTATGGTCAGCCGGTCTATCCCTGATTTTGGGACTAATTACAACCGGATTATTTTATATAAGTTTATATTGCTTTTCATTATTTTCACCTGCAAATTATTATGCGGGCGCAATCGGCCATAACAACTCATATTTTTTAGCCGGGCTAAACCAGTTGTTTAGATTAAAAACCATTTTGTTTGTGCTCTATAATATCAATACTTTTGTTTTATGGTGCGGTCCGGTTCTAATTATTCTCGGTTTTTTTTCTATTATGTTTATCAGAAAAGAAAGTTCGCGTCAGAATAAAGGAGCACTGGTGTTTCTATATTTGCAAGCGGTTTTAGTGTCTGCCGGCTATTTTATTATCAAAACTACAGCTGCGGGTTTTCCTAAATATACCTTTCCAGCCTGCGCTTTCTTAAGTCTGTTAGTCGCATATGTTTTTGTGATAAATCATAAAAAATTGTTTGAGTTCAAAATTCGTGATTCAGTCCTTTTTTTGTCAGGCATGGCGGGATGGATTTTTTTTATTCGCGACCCGCTATATTCAGGGCAGGTTTTAAGATTGGAACTTTTTTACATGCCTGGTTTTGCAAATATTGTTTTTCAGCAAATCACGCATTATTTGTTTTTGTATACAATGCTCACCATATTATTCCTGATTTTTTGGCTTATGCTGAAAAATAGTTTAAAAGCAGTTTTATTTTTTTTCCTTTTATATGCGCTAATGACCAATTTTTTCCAGGCCTTTGCATCTTATAATGTACGATATGCTTACGGCGAAAAAGGTTTTTCGGCAGCAACACGTTATTTACAGGCCGGGCATGTCCGTTATAATCAAATTTTAAGCAGATATGACCTGCAATACTATTTATCTGACAGACGACAACTTTATGCCTCAGGCTATGAAACGGTTTTTTCGATAGTTTCTCCTGAAGTATTAAATGAAAGGCTGACCAAAGATAAAAATATAGGGTATTTGAGTTTTCCAGAGTCAGATATAAATGCCAATATTAATCGTGAAAAAGTTTTGGGAATTATTAAGAAACAAGGATTTTCACTGGATCGGAAGCTGGAAGATTATTTAATATATAAAAGATAATAAGCACTTAATAGAAAAGAAACTAGAAATTATTACCAGAAAATTACAAAAAGGTTTATAATTACCATGTTTAGGGGGGTAATTTTATTAAGGGGGCAAGATATGAGTAGAAAAATCAGCATTTTAATTATGGTAATGGTGCTTGCGGCAATAACCTTTGCGGCAGAAGCAAAAACAGTTGCGACATCGGCTCTGGATATAGTAAAAATTGGCAGCGGCATAGATATTAAGCAAGGGGAAAAAGCCAATAATGTCGTCGCTGTAGGTGGGAGTGTTTCCCTGAACGGCGAAGCGCAGCAGGATGTTGTTGCGGTTGGCGGGTCTGTTATTTTGGGCAGCAAGGCTGTAGTCGGAGGAAAAGTTGTATCTGTCGGTGGTTCTATTAATAAAGCCGAGGGCGCCCAAATAAAGGGCAATATGATAGAAACCAAAGCCATGGATGTTTCGACGATTCTTTATGATTTACCCAATAAAAAATGGAAAAAAGTGGAGAAGATATTTAAGGGAGCTGCCTTTATAGGTTTTCTGGCACTTGCTTTATTAATTGTCGCCTTATTTCCCAATCAAATCGGAAAGGTTTCCGTTATTATCGAGAAAAGCCCTGTTAAATCATTTTTGTGGGCAATACTTGGTGTGCTGCTGATCGTTCCTGTTGCCATTCTTCTGGCGATTTCTCTGGTGGGTATATTGTTAATACCTGTAGAATTGGTGCTGGTAGGACTATCAGTATTATTCGGTTATATTGCTACTGCCCAACTTCTAGGCAAGAAAGTAGCAGCAGCCTTAAGAAAAATGAATCTGCCTATCTTCTGGGAAACATTTTGGGGCATAATAGTACTTTGGCTTATAAGCTGGATTCCCTTTGTGGGCGGCTTCATCTGTATGATTGTTAGTCTGCTGGGTTTTGGCGGCGTGCTGAAGCATCTGCTTAACCTGAAAAAATGTTGTTAAAAAAAGGACTCCAATTTTTGGAGACTATCAAATATTATTTGACCGGATTTATTGAAAAGTTGATATAAGCTGTTCTTTTCGATTTAGCAAATTCGTCCGGTGCATCATAAATAAGTTTTTGTGTAATTATGCCGGAAGTTTTCAGGTCAGTTTTAATTTTATCCAAAATACCGAACATTCTGTCGCCGTTAAAATTTGTCGGTACAAATAATTTTATTGACCCGTCAAATGCATCTTTTGCAGGATTAAGAGAATACTCCGGGTTTCCCTCCACAATTATACCGGTGTTGGTGAGATTATTTAAAACAACATTTTTGACCAACCCGTAAAGTTGTTCATCTGATAAAGGTTTCGTCTTATTTGTTATTCTTGTCGGAGTCATTTCTGCGCACATATAAAATCCAACCTGTTTGTTTTCAACGCTCATTATTAGCCTCCTTTTTTAGGCCCGCAAAAGAATTTCTTTGGCAGGTTTGCATAAAATACATTATAATAACTATTGAGAACATTAAATTTATCGGAGAAAAATGAGTAAAGTTGCAATATTAGTTGATGGAGGTTATTACAAAGCCTGTTACTGGCAAAGGTATAAAGAAAACCCCTTGCCAGAAGATCTGCTGAACCACTGCGATAAACTTCTGAACCAGAAAGCTCTGCTTAATTACGAACTGCTCAGAATTTATTATTACGATTGTCTGCCTTATGATAAAGATGATGTTCATCCCGTAACCAAAGAAAAAATTTCTTATGCCGAAACTCCTCAGTTTGAACAAAACATGAAATTTTTAAATGAACTTAAGGTCCAGCCGAATATAGCTTTTCGCAAGGGGATACTTAAACTGAACGGCTGGAAAATATCCAGCGAAGGTTTGCGGGATGTAATCAGTCAGCACAGAACGATAAGACCGCAGGATATAAGAGCTGATTTTAAACAAAAACGACTGGATATTAATATAGGACTGGATATTGCCTGGCTGGCAAGCAAACAGCTGGCGGACTGTATTGTTCTAATAACCGGCGATACCGACTTCATTCCTGCCCTGAAGTTTGCCCGTCGCGAAGGAGTCAAGGTTATCGTTAACCTGCTGGCCCCAAGTAACGCGGAGGATTTATATGAACATTCGGATCTGGTTATTAAACTGA encodes:
- a CDS encoding aminotransferase class I/II-fold pyridoxal phosphate-dependent enzyme, which encodes MNPLALELNEVIERTSKTVFSLLSHKGKQIYFPKKGILAQSADAASKKINATIGTAVEDDGSPMRLMSIAKEINISPAGAFPYAASYGRPDIREKWKTMLFEKNPSLAGKEVSQPVVTSALTHGLSMVSYMFVEPGDEVAVSDLCWDNYSLIFENASGGHIITYQLFKNGGFDMESMEKVCFNGKIGKKILLLNFPNNPAGYTPTTDEVQKIVAVIKKAADKGNKILVIIDDAYFGLVYEDGIEKESVFSYLADCHENVLAIKVDGPTKEDYVWGFRVGFLTFGIKGATKELYNVLEAKTAGAIRGNVSNCSNLSQSLLLAAYKSAEYENEKQQKYELLKSRYEAVKQTLKDNPQYQDYFEAIPFNSGYFMCLELKHGLDGEKVRQILLNDYDTGVIFISGVIRVAFSSVSKDKIPLLFGNIYEACKKAK
- a CDS encoding peptide chain release factor-like protein, producing MEKTLILPQKQQELENRMNALGITEENLVEKFILGSGKGGQKINKTFSCVYLKHIPTGIEVKCQQDRSRALNRFIARRLLCDKIESLIFQKESKIQAEQAKIRKQKKRRSRKTKEKILRDKKIISRKKESRKNPTD
- a CDS encoding NYN domain-containing protein → MSKVAILVDGGYYKACYWQRYKENPLPEDLLNHCDKLLNQKALLNYELLRIYYYDCLPYDKDDVHPVTKEKISYAETPQFEQNMKFLNELKVQPNIAFRKGILKLNGWKISSEGLRDVISQHRTIRPQDIRADFKQKRLDINIGLDIAWLASKQLADCIVLITGDTDFIPALKFARREGVKVIVNLLAPSNAEDLYEHSDLVIKLKPLL
- a CDS encoding radical SAM protein, with the protein product MRAFKNLLVNEQIKALPFTKSIIKHFKNIPVAFFKPAEEQNIIKKFNRADVLLLTGLKGSFLKKCPGTTEYSCCNYYILNTEINCPFSCSYCILQDYFELKAHVIYTDIDELLLHLPRQLKKLNKEKMRIGTGEFTDSLALDNISGISLKLISFFKDYPHILLELKTKSLNVGNLLTITPPGNIIVGWSVNTDKIIQKVERNTPSLLKRLEAAQKLAQAGYKLSFHFDPIIFYEEMEKDYKKVIDLIYRYVPAEKISWISLGCLRFTKGLMQSFFKKSPGFIDEFIVGDDNKLRYLRPRRVRAYKTITGRIKKYNPEQFIYLCMESQTVWKQVFGFSFETNEDFEKWFNDHVFEKQRS
- a CDS encoding aldo/keto reductase; its protein translation is MRYRKLGNSDLNISVIGLGSWITGRTGWHDVKDSESEAVIKTALENGINFIDTAPIYGNGHAESVVGKTIKPFRDKVILATKCGLKEGFIHDLSKKQIFKEIEDSLRRLQTEYIDLYQPHWPDPRVDIQETMEALLILQDKGLIRHIGFCNHQVSLLEKALTLGELVSVQHQYSLLDRTIENEIVQFALKNKIGVLAYGPLHGGLLTGKYKTKPDVSRKEAKVFFYQFMNDQIWNKSVELVADLKSRAEMSKRSIASEVLCWTIQQPGITCALTGMRNLKQLADNLKGLF
- a CDS encoding DEAD/DEAH box helicase → MEKLREFKELGVSERMLRALKKKGFEAPTPIQKKVIPLLLEGTGDIIGQAQTGTGKTAAFGIPLLEKLVENSGFTQALVLVPTRELAIQVSEELNSIKNDSALVIFPVYGGQSMEIQINKLRRNVDIIVGTPGRTLDLIRRKKIILNKISYLILDEADEMLSMGFIEDIELIMKNTAPEKKTLLFSATIPAPIKKIAQKYMRNSTHVSVNSSEVTTVLTEQIYFEVHSADRFEALCRIIDAETDMFGIIFCRTKLEVDEIAIKLKERGYKAEGLHGDISQTMREKILKKFRSHNTSILVATDVAARGIDITDLTHVINYSLPQDPDSYIHRIGRTGRAGKKGTAITFITSSEYRRLNYIKNLINADIRKKKLPAIAELITAKKAKIKQELERIIIAGEHQDYLDLASELTAENDPKNIVAALIEHIYDDEFKESSYREINDVSVDMQGKTRLFVALGKMDRMTPQSLAQFLAREGNIEPFLIKDIKVYDKFSFVTVPFNIAEKFLQVSNSRDKKRQRPLITKARPMK
- a CDS encoding glycosyltransferase family 39 protein; the protein is MPQDKIKQFFRHELILIVPVLLFLFFCSFHLQDMFVYDEPAFVVSSIPVDVQPPLYQSLLLFYSRMLGNTEWVFRSFGVICNLLSAFFLYLIGERIYKNMGKMAVFLYLLLPVVIQGSLLPDIDNSLLTMFMLLFTFIYLWTSATLQRQLGFAIFFFILLWTKNTTPYLYLIIIPVMEWFQTKKLWSAGLSLILGLITTGLFYISLYCFSLFSPANYYAGAIGHNNSYFLAGLNQLFRLKTILFVLYNINTFVLWCGPVLIILGFFSIMFIRKESSRQNKGALVFLYLQAVLVSAGYFIIKTTAAGFPKYTFPACAFLSLLVAYVFVINHKKLFEFKIRDSVLFLSGMAGWIFFIRDPLYSGQVLRLELFYMPGFANIVFQQITHYLFLYTMLTILFLIFWLMLKNSLKAVLFFFLLYALMTNFFQAFASYNVRYAYGEKGFSAATRYLQAGHVRYNQILSRYDLQYYLSDRRQLYASGYETVFSIVSPEVLNERLTKDKNIGYLSFPESDINANINREKVLGIIKKQGFSLDRKLEDYLIYKR